The Microbacterium sp. LWH7-1.2 genome window below encodes:
- a CDS encoding ABC transporter substrate-binding protein gives MNKIRTATALTTLGLVAAMMAGCASAAASPSESSAGGESPSVGEVRLGYFANVTHAPALVGLEEGLFADALGDVEVTTQVFNAGPAAIEALSAGAIDATYIGPNPSINTFIQSGGQSARIVAGAATGGAALVVRDGIDEAADLAGTTIATPQLGNTQDVAARVWLADEGFQTDTSGGGDVQLTPTENAQTLTLFQDGQLDGAWLPEPWVSRLIVDAGAHVLQDEAELWEDGQFPTTVLLVRAEFLDEHPDVVADLLKGHEAAVQWIADNPDQAPAVINGAIEKETGKPLADAVITRALEHVSFSVDPHADTFETLVENGIQAGTQKDGSIDGLFDLRLLNEQLEAEGQEPVSAAGLGED, from the coding sequence GAACAAGATCCGCACCGCGACAGCACTCACAACCCTGGGACTCGTGGCAGCGATGATGGCCGGCTGCGCCTCCGCGGCAGCATCCCCGAGCGAGTCGTCAGCCGGGGGCGAAAGCCCGTCGGTGGGCGAGGTGCGGCTGGGGTACTTCGCGAACGTCACCCACGCGCCGGCGCTGGTGGGGCTGGAGGAGGGTCTGTTCGCCGACGCGCTGGGGGACGTGGAGGTGACCACGCAGGTGTTCAACGCGGGCCCGGCGGCGATCGAGGCGCTGTCGGCGGGCGCGATCGACGCGACCTATATCGGCCCGAACCCGTCGATCAACACGTTCATCCAGTCCGGCGGGCAGTCCGCCCGGATCGTCGCGGGCGCGGCGACCGGTGGGGCGGCGCTGGTGGTGCGCGACGGCATCGACGAGGCGGCGGACCTGGCGGGCACCACGATCGCGACGCCGCAGCTGGGTAACACGCAGGACGTCGCGGCGCGGGTGTGGCTGGCCGATGAGGGGTTCCAGACCGACACGTCCGGGGGTGGGGATGTGCAGCTCACGCCGACCGAGAACGCGCAGACGCTGACGCTGTTCCAGGACGGGCAGCTGGACGGTGCGTGGCTGCCCGAGCCGTGGGTGTCGCGGCTGATCGTGGACGCCGGCGCGCATGTGCTGCAGGACGAGGCCGAGCTGTGGGAGGACGGGCAGTTCCCGACCACCGTGCTGCTGGTGCGCGCCGAGTTCCTCGACGAGCACCCCGACGTGGTCGCCGACCTGCTGAAAGGTCACGAGGCCGCGGTGCAGTGGATCGCGGACAACCCCGACCAGGCGCCGGCGGTGATCAACGGCGCGATCGAGAAGGAGACCGGCAAGCCGCTCGCGGACGCCGTCATCACCCGGGCGTTGGAGCACGTGAGCTTCTCGGTCGACCCGCACGCCGACACCTTCGAGACCCTGGTGGAGAACGGCATCCAGGCCGGCACCCAGAAGGACGGCTCCATCGACGGCCTGTTCGACCTGCGCCTGCTCAACGAGCAGCTCGAAGCCGAAGGCCAAGAACCCGTCTCCGCCGCCGGACTCGGCGAGGACTGA